Proteins encoded by one window of Aulosira sp. FACHB-615:
- a CDS encoding aldo/keto reductase: protein MEQLISVVESNHNFLNQSNSHEQKFPLPFYRQLGRTDLTVSCLGIGGGGGISSEDTLYAFERGINYFFYSSDLHHFIYQNMADGLRQLCGRGSSVREKVVLATVTYIKSPESLVGVLYDQFEELGIDYIDVLFWGWVGDRDGEAIRDCFEHSPYLRGPNTGYQQFVEEAFGVSERLKKMGAVRYVGASFHNLDHAQAWLNHPFLDVVMVRHNPAHRTAQKKIFANLDSQDLQRSGIVTFKSMGEHIIPPPSLPEWCWWPNIPDFYRYSLSQNCVDVALMGVTNRQEIDEAISAVEKGRLSPAEIEQINLFGDMVRYGLDFNQIHPFQKVKLLRQPQT from the coding sequence ATGGAACAACTAATTTCTGTCGTTGAATCTAATCATAATTTTTTAAATCAAAGCAATTCTCATGAACAAAAATTTCCCTTACCTTTTTACCGTCAACTAGGACGAACTGATTTAACAGTGAGTTGCTTGGGTATAGGTGGCGGAGGCGGTATTTCTAGTGAAGATACACTCTATGCTTTTGAGCGAGGAATTAACTACTTCTTCTATTCTAGTGATTTGCATCATTTTATTTATCAAAATATGGCGGATGGATTGCGTCAACTGTGTGGGCGAGGTTCATCAGTGCGGGAAAAAGTGGTGTTAGCGACTGTTACTTATATTAAAAGTCCCGAATCTTTAGTGGGTGTTTTATACGATCAGTTTGAAGAATTAGGGATTGATTATATTGATGTGTTGTTTTGGGGTTGGGTTGGCGATCGCGATGGTGAAGCCATTCGAGATTGCTTTGAACATTCTCCTTATTTGCGGGGGCCAAATACAGGATATCAACAGTTTGTCGAAGAAGCTTTTGGTGTATCTGAACGGCTGAAGAAAATGGGTGCGGTGCGTTATGTCGGTGCGTCTTTTCATAATCTTGATCATGCTCAAGCTTGGTTAAATCATCCTTTTTTAGATGTGGTCATGGTGAGACATAATCCTGCTCATCGCACAGCACAGAAAAAAATATTTGCTAATTTAGATTCACAAGATTTACAACGTTCAGGAATTGTGACGTTTAAATCTATGGGTGAACATATAATACCACCGCCAAGCTTACCTGAGTGGTGTTGGTGGCCTAATATACCAGATTTTTACCGTTATTCCTTATCACAAAATTGTGTAGATGTTGCCTTAATGGGGGTGACAAATAGACAAGAAATTGATGAAGCGATCTCCGCAGTAGAAAAAGGTAGACTATCTCCAGCAGAGATTGAGCAGATTAATCTCTTTGGTGATATGGTGCGTTACGGATTAGATTTTAATCAAATACATCCATTTCAAAAGGTTAAACTCCTGCGACAACCTCAAACTTAG